The following proteins come from a genomic window of Chionomys nivalis chromosome 9, mChiNiv1.1, whole genome shotgun sequence:
- the Chchd5 gene encoding coiled-coil-helix-coiled-coil-helix domain-containing protein 5, with the protein MQAALEVTARYCSRELDQYGQCVAAKPESWHRDCHHLKMSIARCTSSHPIIRQIRQACAEPFEAFEECLRLNEAAVGNCAEHMRRFLQCAEQVQPPSSPTPGETQPLPAS; encoded by the exons AT GCAGGCAGCTCTGGAAGTCACTGCTCGATACTGCAGCCGGGAGCTGGATCAGTATGGCCAGTGTGTGGCCGCCAAGCCAGAGTCCTGGCATCGGGACTGTCACCACCTTAAGATGAGCATTGCTCGCTGCACATCCTCCCA CCCCATCATCCGCCAGATTCGCCAGGCCTGTGCTGAACCGTTTGAAGCCTTTGAGGAGTGCCTTCGCTTGAATGAGGCGGCAGTTGGCAACTGTGCGGAACACATGCGCCGCTTCCTGCAGTGTGCTGAGCAGGTGCAGCCACCAAGTTCGCCCACACCTGGAGAG ACGcagcctcttcctgcctcctga